Proteins from a single region of Mucilaginibacter daejeonensis:
- a CDS encoding acyltransferase family protein, protein MKVESSHKTIAGWTSIFMDCLRIVAALMVFIGHAYAQWYSKLGYNYGAIDWGHVAVVVFFALSGYVIAYTTTVNNRGPINYAQARLSRLYSVVLPAVIITFLIELIISSDAELAAHFTRGHSWPRYVVSALFINEVWFFSASPLLNGPLWSLCFEFWYYFIFGLYLFKSKKVGGWLLPLLACVIAGPKILVMMPIWIMGNIAYRAKCPIKNRRISWMLIAVFIMLIYILVIFLPGLPSHIGKAPLFFASQFITDNIIGIVVATILWLLPTYQVQQNKKSKLVEVVRKLADLTFPLYVLHDPFLVLFRWFSKTRYYDGMQMCLGILFALMMSLFFGYIMERNRYRWIGLFKNIFSKGRLYYSQVSSDRRQL, encoded by the coding sequence ATGAAGGTCGAATCGTCACATAAAACGATAGCAGGATGGACATCCATTTTTATGGATTGCCTGCGTATCGTCGCGGCACTTATGGTATTCATAGGTCATGCTTACGCGCAATGGTACTCAAAATTAGGTTATAATTATGGTGCAATTGATTGGGGGCACGTTGCAGTAGTTGTCTTTTTCGCCTTATCAGGATACGTAATAGCTTACACGACAACTGTAAACAATAGAGGGCCAATAAATTACGCGCAAGCAAGGTTGAGTCGCCTATACTCTGTGGTGCTTCCAGCAGTTATTATTACTTTCTTGATAGAGTTGATAATTTCTTCTGATGCCGAGTTGGCAGCTCATTTTACCCGTGGTCATTCCTGGCCAAGATACGTCGTCTCAGCACTTTTCATCAATGAGGTGTGGTTTTTTTCAGCATCTCCATTACTCAATGGTCCACTTTGGTCTTTATGCTTTGAGTTTTGGTATTACTTTATATTTGGCCTGTACTTATTTAAATCAAAAAAAGTAGGAGGATGGTTATTGCCATTATTGGCATGTGTGATAGCAGGACCTAAAATACTGGTGATGATGCCTATTTGGATAATGGGTAACATTGCTTATCGTGCGAAGTGCCCTATAAAAAATAGAAGAATATCTTGGATGCTGATTGCCGTGTTTATAATGTTGATCTATATCCTAGTTATATTTCTCCCGGGATTACCCTCACACATAGGGAAAGCCCCCTTGTTTTTTGCAAGTCAGTTCATCACTGATAATATCATCGGCATCGTTGTAGCTACGATTTTATGGTTGCTACCAACCTATCAAGTTCAACAAAATAAAAAAAGTAAGCTCGTTGAAGTCGTACGAAAGCTGGCTGACCTAACCTTCCCACTTTACGTTTTACATGATCCTTTTCTCGTGTTATTTCGTTGGTTTTCAAAAACTAGGTATTATGACGGTATGCAAATGTGTTTAGGCATACTATTCGCTCTTATGATGAGTTTGTTTTTCGGCTACATTATGGAACGAAACAGATATCGTTGGATAGGACTGTTTAAGAATATATTCTCGAAAGGCAGATTATATTATTCACAAGTAAGTAGCGATCGACGGCAGTTATGA
- a CDS encoding glycosyltransferase family 4 protein, protein MKVIYTAPNRGHHYRYATALNNAGILHKFVSGFSRWSPRAAIPDIGNKLIRADILQNIYLASLKFKVPIKVSAHLAYLAKVQQDNICERHIEEADIFMFYNGSGLNTCKKAKTLPDTITVAEAVNSHVHYQEELLKDEYLSLGLPWQPFDAAEKRRRMEEFEIADRILLPSEFVKRSFIGLGFPADKLIKVPYGFNRMSKGVEDTSNDIKRSFTILYVGSISVRKGLRYLIEAFRSFKHPNKKLVIVGPKAKASGLEDISIPESVIFTGPLKGDDLENAYRSADVFCLPSIEEGLALVLGEALSFGIPIIATQNTGADDIITDGEEGFIVPIRNGGAIAEKLQLLADDDGVFMQMKERALITASSLKGWDETEHSLVEELTKLYTAK, encoded by the coding sequence ATGAAAGTAATTTATACAGCTCCCAACCGTGGACATCATTACCGTTATGCAACAGCATTAAATAATGCAGGAATATTGCATAAATTTGTTAGTGGCTTTTCAAGATGGAGCCCGAGAGCGGCTATACCTGATATCGGCAATAAACTAATCAGAGCTGATATATTACAAAATATCTATTTAGCCAGTTTGAAATTTAAGGTCCCTATAAAAGTAAGCGCACATTTGGCCTATTTAGCGAAGGTTCAGCAAGATAATATTTGTGAACGCCATATTGAGGAAGCAGATATTTTTATGTTTTACAATGGTAGTGGCTTGAACACATGTAAAAAAGCAAAAACACTTCCAGATACGATAACGGTAGCTGAAGCTGTAAATAGTCATGTGCATTATCAGGAAGAATTGCTTAAAGATGAATATCTTTCGTTGGGTCTGCCCTGGCAGCCGTTCGACGCGGCGGAAAAGCGTCGACGTATGGAAGAATTTGAGATAGCCGATCGTATATTACTTCCATCAGAATTTGTTAAACGCAGTTTTATAGGATTAGGATTTCCAGCGGACAAGCTGATCAAGGTGCCTTACGGCTTCAATAGAATGAGTAAGGGTGTGGAAGACACATCTAATGATATTAAGAGAAGTTTTACCATCTTATACGTAGGTAGTATATCTGTTAGAAAAGGACTTCGCTATCTTATAGAAGCTTTCCGAAGCTTCAAGCACCCAAATAAAAAGTTGGTCATTGTTGGGCCGAAGGCAAAAGCAAGCGGGTTAGAAGATATATCTATTCCCGAAAGTGTTATTTTTACAGGGCCACTTAAAGGAGATGACCTGGAAAATGCCTATAGATCAGCTGATGTTTTTTGTCTGCCGTCCATTGAAGAAGGCCTAGCCCTCGTTTTAGGCGAGGCTCTTTCATTCGGTATTCCTATCATCGCAACGCAAAACACTGGGGCTGATGACATCATCACTGATGGAGAAGAAGGATTCATTGTCCCTATCAGAAATGGTGGCGCCATAGCTGAGAAGCTGCAACTGCTGGCAGATGATGATGGTGTATTTATGCAAATGAAGGAGAGAGCCTTAATAACAGCATCAAGTTTAAAGGGGTGGGATGAGACCGAACATTCACTTGTTGAGGAGTTAACTAAACTTTATACTGCAAAATAA
- a CDS encoding glycosyltransferase family protein yields MKIAFICGSMEPGLDGVGDYTRRLAAGLLNKGYDVLIISYKDRNTNTVTEERQWVDKRGVDVIRLPQNLKRQERCIALKDFLTKFDPQWISLQYVPYSYHKRGIAFSLPSELQAAFKKAKVHIMFHELWQGESNESTFKDVILGRLQKSVSLDLITRLKPRTVTTTNEYYKRCFEKAKIKIDKIPVFSNMPKGDVSGEAILSKLPTKVLEEREKYIIAGFFGGFHFHNDISTRLTEFRDKVKRSLGKELLILHVGRSGGIETVFRDISERTEIETCVLGEWPEQDIADLFTHIDVGLSNYPKVLSEKSGSIAALLNNGCPVMILRKGFEHDIRNVSEIKELIEITDIKTFIEQVKDFKYAYDVQNIVERYQRIFV; encoded by the coding sequence ATGAAGATCGCTTTTATTTGTGGATCTATGGAGCCAGGTTTAGATGGCGTTGGCGATTATACACGCAGATTGGCAGCAGGGTTGTTGAATAAGGGCTATGATGTGCTGATCATCTCTTACAAAGACCGGAACACTAATACTGTAACGGAAGAAAGGCAGTGGGTAGACAAAAGGGGGGTTGATGTTATAAGGTTACCCCAGAACTTGAAAAGGCAGGAGCGTTGCATAGCTCTAAAAGACTTTTTAACAAAATTTGATCCACAATGGATCAGCTTACAATACGTTCCTTATAGTTATCATAAAAGAGGTATCGCTTTCAGCTTGCCAAGTGAGCTCCAAGCTGCCTTTAAGAAGGCGAAAGTTCATATCATGTTTCATGAACTTTGGCAGGGAGAGTCGAACGAAAGCACTTTTAAAGATGTGATACTTGGGCGCTTACAAAAAAGCGTGTCGTTGGATTTGATTACGCGCTTGAAGCCACGAACTGTCACTACCACCAACGAGTATTATAAGCGCTGTTTTGAGAAGGCCAAAATTAAAATTGATAAGATACCGGTATTCAGTAATATGCCTAAGGGCGATGTGTCGGGTGAAGCTATCTTGTCAAAACTACCCACCAAGGTCTTGGAAGAACGGGAAAAATATATTATCGCCGGATTCTTCGGAGGTTTTCATTTTCATAATGACATATCAACGAGATTGACGGAGTTTCGTGACAAGGTCAAACGATCTTTGGGAAAAGAGTTATTAATATTACATGTTGGACGTAGCGGTGGAATCGAAACGGTCTTTAGAGATATTAGTGAAAGAACGGAAATAGAGACCTGCGTTTTAGGTGAGTGGCCTGAACAGGATATTGCTGATCTGTTCACACACATAGATGTAGGTTTGTCAAATTACCCAAAAGTGTTGTCTGAAAAGAGCGGTAGCATAGCAGCATTATTGAACAATGGCTGCCCTGTAATGATCTTACGGAAGGGCTTTGAACATGACATCCGGAATGTAAGCGAGATCAAAGAATTAATCGAGATAACCGATATAAAAACATTTATCGAGCAAGTCAAAGATTTTAAATATGCTTACGACGTTCAGAACATCGTAGAACGTTACCAACGAATATTTGTATAG
- a CDS encoding glycosyltransferase family 2 protein, with amino-acid sequence MTVGLITTNYNTWELTSKCIENCMAFADDTIEQFVVIDDHSTQPFENQFKNIKLIRNSENLGLVKSLNKGLQAVDTDLVILFDSDAWPLENYILRTKQYFDEHPEVGIAAYTTENASGRPAIAYEPEPDAMSLILGQKLHGYYQKLFNNEPKQITVYTCAMVLRKEVIQQVGGFDESYDWLELDHDICMSAIRKGWKIGIIPVRAFHKGSGTPQKVSKRVIRFYQNRMKLLKKFNKYPAKYLLNTLIVSRLMVEYLSINTIGRFKMSNEIREDKSYSRSKLISMFLKGEV; translated from the coding sequence ATGACAGTAGGGCTGATCACTACAAATTATAACACCTGGGAACTCACGTCAAAGTGTATCGAGAACTGCATGGCATTTGCTGATGACACCATCGAACAATTTGTTGTGATTGATGATCATTCTACCCAGCCGTTCGAGAATCAGTTTAAAAATATTAAGCTTATACGCAATTCGGAAAATCTGGGCCTCGTTAAAAGTTTGAATAAAGGGTTACAAGCGGTTGATACTGATCTGGTGATCTTATTCGATTCAGATGCTTGGCCATTGGAGAACTACATATTAAGGACCAAGCAATATTTTGACGAACATCCTGAAGTTGGTATAGCAGCGTACACAACTGAGAATGCTTCAGGGCGTCCTGCGATAGCCTATGAGCCAGAACCAGATGCTATGAGCCTGATCTTAGGGCAGAAGTTACATGGATATTATCAAAAGCTCTTTAACAATGAGCCGAAACAAATAACGGTGTATACCTGTGCTATGGTGTTGCGCAAAGAGGTCATTCAACAAGTAGGTGGGTTTGACGAAAGTTATGACTGGCTTGAACTCGACCATGATATATGCATGAGCGCGATAAGAAAGGGCTGGAAGATAGGTATCATTCCGGTTAGAGCATTTCACAAGGGTAGCGGAACCCCACAAAAGGTAAGTAAGCGAGTGATCAGGTTCTACCAAAACAGGATGAAGCTTCTGAAGAAATTCAATAAGTATCCAGCAAAATATTTATTAAATACTTTGATCGTATCTCGGCTAATGGTCGAATATTTATCAATAAATACCATAGGCAGGTTCAAGATGTCAAACGAGATAAGAGAAGACAAATCTTATTCTCGATCAAAATTGATCTCAATGTTCTTGAAAGGCGAAGTGTGA
- a CDS encoding glycosyltransferase family 4 protein, producing MRILLITHKFYPHVGGTEANAEFLAQAFCDKGAEVHLITWTKEVGDKRFPYIVLREPSFCQLWKEHLWAEVVFENSPVLRLSWPVLFTRKPLAVSLNTWLTTEGKPPALQSKVKFKWLKQAKVVVAVSDAIRKDSWQDAVVIENAYNDKLFSKKLIDFERNGSFVFLGRLVSDKGVNLAILALASLVKKYALSKMDHSGLKLTVIGDGVDKQKLQDQAFELGISERVSFVGSLSGEPLVNILNEHKYMLIPSAWREPFGIVALEGLACGCIPIVADGGGLPDAVGAAGLVFKRGDVTDLADKMEMLLNNDGLKNKLKNASANQLSTHSPEVVSQRYFELLLSITDKRR from the coding sequence ATGAGGATACTTCTTATCACACATAAATTTTACCCTCATGTCGGTGGGACTGAAGCGAACGCAGAATTCTTAGCACAAGCTTTTTGCGACAAAGGGGCTGAGGTGCACTTGATTACTTGGACCAAAGAAGTCGGAGATAAAAGATTTCCGTATATCGTATTACGTGAGCCGTCGTTTTGTCAATTATGGAAAGAGCATCTTTGGGCTGAAGTCGTGTTTGAAAATAGTCCCGTACTTCGCTTATCGTGGCCGGTACTATTTACGCGCAAGCCTTTAGCTGTTTCATTAAATACCTGGCTGACCACTGAAGGAAAACCGCCCGCGCTACAGAGTAAGGTCAAGTTTAAATGGTTGAAACAAGCTAAGGTAGTGGTAGCTGTTAGTGATGCTATCAGGAAAGACAGTTGGCAAGATGCGGTGGTGATAGAGAACGCTTACAATGACAAGCTATTCTCAAAAAAATTAATTGACTTTGAAAGGAACGGCTCGTTCGTTTTTTTGGGTCGGCTTGTATCCGATAAAGGTGTAAATTTGGCAATATTGGCACTTGCATCTTTGGTCAAGAAATATGCTTTGTCTAAAATGGATCACAGCGGACTCAAGCTTACGGTGATAGGTGACGGTGTTGATAAGCAAAAGCTACAAGACCAGGCTTTCGAGCTAGGGATTAGCGAACGAGTAAGTTTTGTAGGTTCGTTAAGTGGCGAACCTTTAGTGAATATCCTTAATGAGCACAAGTATATGCTCATACCTTCCGCTTGGCGCGAACCCTTTGGAATAGTGGCTTTAGAAGGGCTGGCATGCGGATGTATACCTATAGTAGCTGATGGCGGTGGGCTACCCGATGCCGTAGGCGCGGCAGGTCTGGTATTCAAACGTGGCGATGTGACCGACCTGGCCGATAAAATGGAGATGCTGCTGAATAACGATGGATTAAAAAATAAATTAAAAAACGCATCGGCAAACCAGCTTAGCACACACTCACCTGAAGTAGTTTCGCAACGCTATTTTGAACTTTTACTATCGATCACTGATAAAAGGCGATGA